Genomic DNA from Telopea speciosissima isolate NSW1024214 ecotype Mountain lineage chromosome 2, Tspe_v1, whole genome shotgun sequence:
ATCCACTGTTGCATTAAGATAAttatcccaagaaaaaaattattaaagaagAATCACCTCTTTTGGcccttaaaagaaagaaaacccaaaatataTAGTTTAGAACATTGATTTTACCTTCACAAACTTGATTTGATGAGGAACAAGAAATAATAGAATTTAGATTTCTTGCAGTAGACAAGAAAAGATTAAGAATTTACCTTGCCACTTTCTTGTGAGTGCAACATGTCAACACTTTGGTCATCGCACTTCAACAAATTGAaccattcttcttctaccacAATTTCCCTTAGTTTTGTTGCAGCTTGTGGATTCACAGGGAGCCTTTTCAATTTGGGACATCGCAGAACTTTCAATATTTCCAATAAAGGCCAATCATGGCATAACACCCCTTCACTCACCATCGAGAGATTGGACAAGGAGAGCAACTCCAGAAACCTTAGATGAGGAAACACCGTCGTGCCCATGGCCTGCTTTTCTCTGTCTCTGTTCACAACTATTATTTCCTCCAGATTACAACAATCACTAATAAGAAATTCTTCTAGTTGTTGGAGACCTTGGGCCAAACTCATTGGTAAGATGTGCTTCAAGCTATCACAATGAAATATGTGTAGGAGCTTTAGCTTGCCAAAAATTGCAGTTGGAAGTACTGATGAAGATGGATTATTTGTTGAATTCAACTTCCTAATTAATGAGCTTCCTTTTGTAATATCCTCATCTTGCTCTGTTGAGATAATTTGCACCATTTCTGAGCACCATCAAATTTCAAGATGGTTTAGTTGTTGAAGCCTCTGTGCCATGGCTAGTGAGAACATAAACTTCAAACCCAATTTTTCCACATACACATTCTCTAGCTTAAGGCAGCTTGAAGGTGAAACAACGCCCTCCCATATGGTCCTTAAATTTTTAAGTAATCGAAGATCCAATCGTTTTAGTTCCATCAAAGTAGATTGTGCCGCCTGTAGTCTCTTGGAGTAGTTGAATGCCTCAGTCGCCCTACTACAATTCAGTACCTGGAGTACTTCTAAATTTGGTAAGTTTAGCAGCAAATCAGAGGGTATGACACAAATTAGACTGACACAATTTTGAACATAAATGAATCTTAGTTTGTTGAAACATACCTACCTCTATGTTTTTGCCAAGAAAATGCTCCCCAATGTCGAAACCAGCGAGACAGAGAGGTTCCGTGGGAGACATGTGACTTTAAAGCCTGGGTtgaactgggtttgggtcgaaaccaaggtttcagTCATCAAAACCTGGTCTGATACCATTTCAAGCCCAGGTTTTGTCTCGGTTTCCTGCGAAACCGAGATCTTGAACCATGATACTATGTCAACTAGTATGGATTACTGTATGATATCTTTCATAAATTGTGCTTCATTTCAATCACGAGAGTGCCTTAGCAATGCCTTGCGCCTCAAGCGATATGAGGCCTAAGTTCCTTGCATGTGCCTCTCACGGTCTCACCTGAATAACTTTAGTAACATCAAACAGTAAACCAAAGAACTTCTTATATATTTACTTCTAATAAAAAGATGTTTCAAATACAATGTTATGTTAAAAGTGCATAAAGCATTATAGGATAATGGAATCCAAACAATCTCCAATAATGTTCCGTTCTCCAAAGAATAAGTACCTGAACTTATCTGGTTCAACTGCCCACCACAGACTGAATCCAAACAATCTCCAATAATGCTCCATTCTCCAACAGGAAAGAATATGTACCAGAACTTATCTGGTTCAACTGCCTGCCACAGACTGGAAAAAGATAATGGCATGATTTCAGAAGAAGAGACGAGAAACAACATGAGGCCACTTCTATCGGGCCACGTTTGATGTGCTTTTCCGCCTCTTAATGAGCCCTTCCATTAATGTAATATATGTGGATCTGTCTACTGTAATTTCATTTGTCATTGATTCTTCCAACAAGTACATtgcttctttgtattttccttCACTacataggtcatcaatgcgctTAGAGTAAGTAATAGAACTTGAATCCCAGTCCTGTGGAGTTTCCTTAGCAACCACCTCTTGACCTTTTTCACCCTGCACTCCTGGGATGACTTCCCCACTAGCTGCAAAAGATATTTGATTGGGTAATTTGTCATTTTCAATCATATTAGATAGGAACTCCTTGGCATCTTCAGTTCTACCCGACTCCATAAGTCCACACAAAATAGcattgtatgtaatgtggttcGGTCCcagtttcttctcttccatttctgtGAGAAGCTCCAATGCCTGTTCCATCTTACTATCTTTGCACATTCCTGTTATCAGAATGTTGTAAGTGACAGCATCAACAACTTTCCCCTTTGAAACCCATGTTTGGAAGAGTTTATGAGCCCTATCTACCATTCCCCCATTGCAGAGTGCATGAAGAAGAATATTACAAGTAAAAGTATCTGGCTTGAATAATTTGTCTACCATCTTGTTGTAGAATTGAAAAGCCTTCTCCACGTCTCCGTCCCTACAGTACCCATGAATAAGACTGTTGTAAGTTGTCTCATCTGGCACCAACCCATTCTGCATAAGCTCATTCAACTTGGACAACGCCTCCTCAGTCTTTCCACACTTGCAAAGCCCTCCAATAACAGAATTGTAGGTAACAACACTAGGAagtatctctttctctttcatctcATTCCAAAGCTTCAAAGCCCCATCAACATCCTCATCCTTGAAGTAGCCCATTATCAAGGTTCCATAACTAACCTCATCAATGGAATACCCTTTCTTTGCAGCACTACGAAGTAGCCCATAAGCCTCATCTAGTTTCCTCTCCTTACAGAGATTGTATAGAACAGTATTGAGAGTAACAGTGTCCATCTTCAAACCTTTCCGAGCCATCTCATCCATCATCTTGAATGCTTCTGCAATTTTCCCTGATTTACAGTACCCATTGATCAAAGTATTGTATGTAACACAGTCCGGAGAAAACCCATTTTCCTCCATATTACTAATGGATTCACTTGCTTCATCTACCTTTCCCTCTTTGCACAACCCCTTTATGATAATATTATGGGTAACAGCATTTTTCTGCACACCCTTCTCAGGCATTTCCTCAAGCAACTCGTAAGCCATAAAGTTCATCTTCCACTCAAAACATGCATTAATCAATGTGTTATAAGTAACCACATCGGGAAACAACTTCAGATTCTCCATCTCATCCTGAAGCCTAAGAGCTTCTTCAATCCTACCCTCCTTGCACAACCCATTAATCAACATGTTGTAAGTCCAAATATCAGGCAAAAATTTGCTTTGGGTCATCAATTCAATTGTTTTTGCTGCCTCCTTCAGCCATCCCAACTTACAATACGCACAAACCAAGGTGTTATATGTATTCCGGTTTGGGGAAAGGCCTCTGTCTTTCATATCAGAAAGCAAATCCCGAGCCTCATTCAAAAGACCTTTCTTACAGAAGGCATCTAAGATGGTATTGTAAGTAACATTATCAGGTAAGCAATCAAAATCAGTTATTCGGCTAAGCAACACCATGGCATCATTAAACTTAGAATTCAAGCAATatccataaatcataatattgaAAGTGTTTGTATTTGGGATGACCCTTAGCTTGATGGCATCATCAAAGACCTGTCTCGACATAAGAAGCGAATAAGAAGATGGGTACCTTACCAGGGAATTGAGTAGGGTGTTGCAAGTGAGGACTGTTGGGCGTAGGTGATGGCGCTTCATCTTCTTGAAAATCTGAAACGCAAAGTGGGGTTTCCGGTACTGGACATAGGAACCAATGGCAGTGTCCAGGAGGGCTTTCGAGGGGCGAGGGAAGCAAGAGGATGGATGGAGAAGGTGGTTGTGGAGGACGTGACGAGTGTCAGTAGCtatgaaagagagaagaagagatttgGCGTCTGAGAACTTATTGTGACTAAAGAGACAAGGGAGGAGGGCGAGGAGGGAAGGGAGGGAATTGCAGTCATGGGTGAAATTGGAAATATGAGTACGACACCATTGGAAGAAGCTGAGAAGTGTGTTAGGACAAGAAGAAAgggatggagaagagaagattaaCGGTATCACAGAGGGGGCGAGATGAGGAATGTATGGCCTCAGAGATTGCAGGGAAGTTTGGGAAGTAAGTATAGTGACTATGTTCCTTACTATGTCGGATTCAGCTGGTGCTGAAGATTTTGATGCTGGTGTTTCCATGAAACTGGTAGAGAGGATTACGGTTCAGGATTGATACAGGTTAGTTATTACGCCTACACCAATCCCAAACATGACAAAGAAGGTTTTCTTGCTTTATTTTATCTCACCTACCGAAGTTGCATTTAGACCTGTAAATTTTGCTAGGGCTGATTTAGAGTACTCTGAAATAGAGTGACACTGAAACACCAATTGAGCTATGCAAGAAAAAACTTCTATGAAATTTGATAAACACCAAATGAGAAACACACACAATCAGAAAAAGAGACCGAGCATACCTGGTTGAAGGATTTTAGTAACTAGTCTTTGAAAGCTTATCCCAGTTCTTAGAAGTCAGAATCTAACGAGAAACGAATAATGGAATTTGTTTATTGGGGgagtcaaaatcaaaatttttaattttagcaGATCAATTGATTGCAGGTCGAcatggaagagaaagaggagtggACCGAACGGAAGGAacgaaagaaagagaagaagaagcataggCGTCATTACCAGGGTTTGAAGAATCGGCTAAGCGGATCAGGAATCGACCGATTCAGATCGGAATCGGTGGTCACCAACATCTATCTCTATTCTCTAATAAATCAATACAGCCGATTTCTGGATAAAAGCACCAGTCATTTGAACATACATACATCAAAAATGCTAATTCTGGAGGACTTTTCAGATTGATTCCGATCCGAATCTGGTTTTCCGTTAAAAGCTGAAACCCaatctttttttccttcactCAAAAGTTTAAACCAACTTTGGGGTGGAGTGGTAATTTTGAAATGACCATAAAGCCCCTACCCCCTATTGGATTAGTATCTTAACCAACAAATATGGGTGGGCACTTGTGATTGACTACCCCACATCAATCTCATTGACAAGTTACAGCCTAAAACCAATAGTGGAAGTCCTTAAAAACGACCTTCCGAGTAAACAATAATTACTAAACGGAAAAGGTTGTCTGAGAGTCTGAGCTGCCAAGGCAGGGCTTGCTATCAACCTctatttctttccctttcctcatCACATGAAATGTCCTTTCTGCACTTCAATGTACAATATCGTTTTATTGTATCTCCTTGGTGCACTATCTTATATATTTagatttttaaagttttattttgccacttggcaaagtTCGATTGGATTGAGACTTGACACCGGGAAGGACCCTCAGGGTCTACTTGTCCACAAATATTGGACCCCTTTctgatctgccatgtggcagatttACATGTGCCCTTATTTTCCTTAATGGTCTGTGTAGGAAACATATGCACATACTAAAATAATACTAGAACCTGCTAAACCACATaattttttggttggttttaaGACGACCGGAGCCAGGGGTGGTGCCGGACCTCCACCGCTTTGGGTGGCCTTGGTGCCTTGACAACTCTCtgcctataaaaaaaaatatacagcattcctttttcttttccatgaGCAAGTATTATTCTTCATAGGAATCTTCAATTTCTGCATAATCATCTACATGTAATCTGACTCTCTGTTCAATAGAACTTTCCTATAAATGGAGGGAAAATGGGAGGAAAGTAAGAAAGACTAAGCTTTTGTAGAGGAGGAAAATGTAAAAGTTGTTCTTTGGTATGATACATGTGGAAGGTCATGTAACAGCATCTGTAGTTTTGAATTTCTCTCCTATGCTTCCCCCGATCTTTGATTCTGGAATCGTTCTTTGATGCAAAAGATTCTGCTGATCAACAAAAATCAGGCTCTTCATGTGCTGCAGTTGCTGCCACTCTTTCTCCATCTGCAGTTCAACTTCCTCAAAATGGATAATTTTATCCTGAATCTCCTTCATCTGCAAAAATTGGTGACAACAAAAACAAGGTTTTCCAAAACAACAGTCAGAAGGGGGGAGAAAAAAGATACAGGAAGAAGTTGGTATAGAGCCAGGAATTATACACACCTGAACCTCAACTATGCCAGACATGGATCTCTCAACACCCTTCTCTTCCTT
This window encodes:
- the LOC122650310 gene encoding pentatricopeptide repeat-containing protein At2g16880-like yields the protein METPASKSSAPAESDIVRNIVTILTSQTSLQSLRPYIPHLAPSVIPLIFSSPSLSSCPNTLLSFFQWCRTHISNFTHDCNSLPSLLALLPCLFSHNKFSDAKSLLLSFIATDTRHVLHNHLLHPSSCFPRPSKALLDTAIGSYVQYRKPHFAFQIFKKMKRHHLRPTVLTCNTLLNSLVRYPSSYSLLMSRQVFDDAIKLRVIPNTNTFNIMIYGYCLNSKFNDAMVLLSRITDFDCLPDNVTYNTILDAFCKKGLLNEARDLLSDMKDRGLSPNRNTYNTLVCAYCKLGWLKEAAKTIELMTQSKFLPDIWTYNMLINGLCKEGRIEEALRLQDEMENLKLFPDVVTYNTLINACFEWKMNFMAYELLEEMPEKGVQKNAVTHNIIIKGLCKEGKVDEASESISNMEENGFSPDCVTYNTLINGYCKSGKIAEAFKMMDEMARKGLKMDTVTLNTVLYNLCKERKLDEAYGLLRSAAKKGYSIDEVSYGTLIMGYFKDEDVDGALKLWNEMKEKEILPSVVTYNSVIGGLCKCGKTEEALSKLNELMQNGLVPDETTYNSLIHGYCRDGDVEKAFQFYNKMVDKLFKPDTFTCNILLHALCNGGMVDRAHKLFQTWVSKGKVVDAVTYNILITGMCKDSKMEQALELLTEMEEKKLGPNHITYNAILCGLMESGRTEDAKEFLSNMIENDKLPNQISFAASGEVIPGVQGEKGQEVVAKETPQDWDSSSITYSKRIDDLCSEGKYKEAMYLLEESMTNEITVDRSTYITLMEGLIKRRKSTSNVAR